ATATTGCCCTTTGCTTCATTCACAATTAAAAACCACAAAAGTTTAGAAAATGAGGACAAAGTCGTAAAAACACCATAATTGggtagaaaacaaataaaataaaataaaatctataaacATGCGTGCTTAACAGTTAACCCTCACAAACTGCTAAGAAGTAGTGGGCagtttaaaaacacaaactaaaaaatatatatatatttaccatATATGTAAAAAAGAAGTATAAAAAAGGTTACAGtataaagaaaatataaaaatataaaatttaaaaaatttaaaaagtattggaaaagaaaacagaaatttgaaaaaaaagaagaaaaacaagtagaCGTGCTTAAGCCTCTCAAACTGCTAAGCAGTAGTGGGCAATTTTCTCCCCCAAAGATTTCCACGATCTGAGTTTGGTGAGAAGGTTCAACACTAACCACCTGAATACCACCAGTATTTAGAGATGTGTAATCGGAAGGAGGCTAATTTTGGTTTTCAGGAGTTCGCTGTGTGGTTTCAGTTCATTCCAAACAAAAAAGGATCGACAAACTCAGTGACAGAAATTAGTAAAAGATTTGAGCTTTCGGAACAAGTTTTTCTCCAAAAATCAAAAAATTTCATCGGGTTAGTGATTCATCTTTTCAGTTTTCGTTCTCTTCAACTTTTGTAAATTCGATAAAAGTTATTTGTTCATCCAATTGGGTTATCAGGAAATGTTCAACTCTTTGTTTACAAAGGATATGATTTTGGCTGCAGTTTAGGTTCTTGGATTGATTCCACATTTCAAATCAACTTCTAACCTACTAACCTTGATGGAGGGGAGGGGCAGAGGATGAAGAAAATTCCGGGCAAAGAGCTTTGACTCCCTGATTCACTGCGGCAACAACATACCACCATCCTCCTTTCGTTCCCATGTCACCAGAAGCAACAAGAAgatataaaacaaaattggTGTTTTGAAATTCTGATTAATTTTGCTGAAGTAATGAATAATTTTGATTACTGTTTTTAGTCATTCACATGTACTTTTTTCGTTGTCTTCCATTTTTCGTAAATCCGATTACAGTTTTTAAAACATCAATTCATGTTactaacaaaaaatttcatGGCTTTCTATGGTTGTACAGACTCATTGGTTGCTGACCCATTTGTTAGGGCTCGAACAAAAAGAAAGTTGAGAAAGTCTATTCTTGTCGTAGAAGTCCTGTTGGCAGTGAGCTGAAGAAAGGAAAGGTGTGAACACCATAATAGGTGGCCTTTTGCTTTTGGCACCGAGATATTTCCAAAATTTCCCTTAAGCTTTAGCATTGCCACTTGCCGGATGTGTTTGCATTTTATGATACAAATTCCAATGTTATACATGCAAATAGTTATAAGAACATTTATCTGATGTTTTCTACCTCATTCAACAACTTAATTACACTCCCACTGTTTTGGTTGGAAGTTGAGAGTCTTCATTCCATCGACGTCCTTTCCTTCACAATTTATACTGAAAATTACTTGCAAAATGTAATATGAATGGTTTGGTTGACAGTTACATTATTACAATGTGAACGTCCAACATCGATTATATTAGCAATAGATAAAGACGCTCAAGATTGTTTAAACTAATAAAACTCTGATTCCTCAATTTGACGAGACAAAACTGAACCAATCATATTCCATGAAtgaaataacaaaaactttgaGAAACAACAAAACAAGACTACATTTGTGTTAAGGAGGACCATGGAAACTTGAATGGCATACAAAATTGCAGCAAAAAACATGTGTTGCAAAGTTATCTGGAAATCTATCTGGAATCGATTGACTGGTATCAAATTTTTTAGATATTAGAAAAAAATGTACACCACGTAACACATGTCATACATGATGAGATGTTAAAAATATATGTTAAAATAGGACATATCTACCATATCGTCAGCTTATATGGCCAACTTAGAAAAAAGAGTAAATGGTATGAGTAAAAGAGCAGCACGACATCGTTCTCCTGGGAATATTCAGGTCAACGTCCAATTATTTGCATCTCTCAAATTTGTTAATTTATCCATTTTGTCTGGCTTAACAAACAATCATCTTTTTCATGTGGCCTGCATTTCATCACCATATTCtccctaaaaaacaaaacaacatcCTCAACACAGCACCTCATCATAAAAATCTACACCACCCTCTTTTCACCCAATTAAAATCCTACACGATTGCACCCCTCTTCAAGATCAACCACAAAACCTCCATCCGTTCATCTCAGAACATCTACAAAACCCAACGGCTCCCCAAACTGAAATTATATTCCTTAGCGCACTTGATCGCATCTCCCGCCACAGCTATCATATCCAAACCAATCGCATTTCCCCGTCCCAACGCGGCGAGATACAATGTTCAGACTTAACTCGGTGCCCCTCCCGACTCTGTCCCAACGGTCAGCCATGGCCGCCATCCACTCCATAGCAGCTCAGAGCTTCCTCTCTCTCCCGAACCCCAAACCCAGAAAACGCATTGCCGCTCACCCAAAACCCATCTTGACCTCCAAACTCCCAAAAAACCCAACTTTCCCCAGAAACAAACAGAAAGGCAGGAGGGTTTTGAACTCGGCGGTCAAGCGAGAAGAGTGCGATGTGATTCCGGTTCAGAGCTCCGACAGTACGGACCAGCAGGAAGGGGTGGTGGCCAGCAGGGTGGAGAGCGAAGCCGGGGATCAGGGGGAGTTGGTGAGTCAGGTGGGCGGGTTCGGAGCGAGTGAGGGGAGGCTTTCGTTTGAAGGGGCTGGTGGGTTTGGGTCTACTGGGGTTGGAAGTGAGAGGGAGAGTGAGGAATTCGAGAGGCCGGTGGAAAAACTACTAACTAATATACCTAGTCGTTATAGCAGTGCTTCCCTGAACAGAAGCAGTGCTTCCCTGAACAGGAGCAGTTTTCCATCAGGCTTTGTATTTGGTTCAGCTTCAGCATCTTACCAAGTTAGTGTTTCTGCACTTAATAAGTTGTTAGGGTTTTCATTTAATGTCCGCCCTATTAGCATACATGCAGGAAAATACTAAGATGCTCATTTTGAACTCTTATATGTGTAAATTAATTTCAGtatgaaggtgcatggaatgAAGGTGGTAAAGGACCAAGCATATGGGATAACTTCACCCACCAGTATCCAGGTACCTACACCGGTGCCAGATTGAATTGAACCTTGATTAATACAGATTTATACTTAACCTTTACAAGGGTTAGACATTGATGGGGGACGAGGCCTAAACCATGAGGTTTATgaagataatgaaaattttacatGGTTAACTGCAGAAAAAATCAGTGATGGAAGCAATGGGGACGTGGCTAATGATCAATACCACCGCTATAAGgttcaaaaatttcattaactttgttCTCCAGTCCTTCTGAATTATTCAATAGTATAAGGAGAATTAAAGAATTTACGGCCTTAAGAAAATTAAGGAGGTTGAAGATGAGGCATTTTCTTATAACACATATTGTGTTATTCTATATAGGAAGATGTAAAGATTATGAAGGATATGGGATTGGATGCTTATAGGTTCTCTATCTCATGGTCCAGATTGTTACCAAGTAAGTTGATCATCCGCATTCGCGTTAATTAGTTGGGACGAAGTAGTGTGTCCATGCATGATGTTTGCCCTGAGTAATATAACCAATAATATATGTAGTTTAACATATTTTGTTCCCCTTCCGAATGTATTTGCTTATGttcttgtttaattttaattatataattagaTGGAAAGCTAAGTGGGGGTGTGAGCAAGGAAGGAGTACAATACTACAACAATCTCATCAATGAACTCCAAAACAAAGGTGATGCAACAGCTTAATCTCATATATCATCCCAccttacaaatatatatatacagacacacacatatacatagatACATATTAAGAGTTACATGTTATATAATCGAGCGTGTTGTTTTTATTGATCATGCACAGGTATAGCGCCATATGTGACAATCTTTCATTGGGATCTTCCTCAAGCTTTAGAAGAAGAATATGGTGGTTTCTTAAACCGTCAAATTGTGTAAGTGTAGACTTTGATTctctaattaataataattctttatcttcttcatgATTGATCGTTTACATATTCAAATGTATATTGCTATAATGCATAAACCTTCAAAATCAGCGTGCAActgatttttaattttccatgttGCAGCAATCATTTTCGAGACTATGCAGAACTTTGCTTTAAGTTATTTGGCGATCGGGTAAAGCATTGGATCACACTAAATGAGccatataattttattaattttggctATGCATCAGGACAATTAGCACCTGGGCGATGTTCTGCTTGGCAGAACTTAAACTGCACCGGCGGTGATTCGGCTACCGAACCCTATATAGTAGCACACCACTTCCTCCTCGCTCATGCACATGCTGTTGAAGTGTACAAGACTAAATATCAGGTCATATTAATACTCAATGTtgtaatattaaattaatgagaTAGGGTTAATTTACCTTTTTTCATACCGTAACTAATCAAGTTTGGGTGGTGATGTGCAGGCATCTCAAGAAGGCGTGATAGGAATAACATTAGCGGCAAATTGGTTTGTGCCAATTTCTAACGAAACTCGTCATCAGAATGCTGCAAATCGATCTTTGGATTTTATGTTTGGATGGCAAGTTTATTTGTTCCAAACTTATATATCAACCCAATTAAATGTTCATTTATACgataataatacaaaatttaGTGACGAAATTTCAATGATTATATAGGTTTATGGAGCCATTGACAAGCGGCCAATATCCGCACAGTATGCAAGTTCTTGTTAAAGAAAGATTACCTAAATTTACAGAAGAAGAATCCAAGTTAATAAAAGGGtcatttgattttgttggaATGAATTATTATACTACTCACTATTCAAGCGATCAACCTGATAATAATTCTGCAAATCCAAGCTTCTTGACCGATGCTTGCGTTTTTGAATCAAGTGAGTACAAAATGAAAAACCAATTATTTAATTTGACTAATTTAAGttcatcaaaatatttaaaatctcatattCCTAAATGTTGTGGCAGCCGAGCTTAATGGAGTCCCCATTGGTCCTCCGGTACGCATCGAACAATTAGCTAAACTATTTGCATTCAAAGagtaattgtttttcatttagtTAACTTACCTTCATAAATTGGGGTTGCAGGCTGCTTCAAGCTGGCTAGTTATTTATCCAAAAGGCATTCGAGAGATTTTACTTTACGCAAAGCACAAATATAATAATCCGGTCATTTACATTACTGAGAACggtaattatttttaaaccttaattaactaaataattaaTGCTTCACATGTATATGGTGTAAAATGCAATTGACATCTATAAGTGATCTACATATAAAACTAGATGGGAACTCTCAAACATTTAGCAATTTGTTGAATCGATAGGAATGAAATGATGAATCTATAATTCTTCGCCTCttcttcaataaaaaacattaaataaaaaattaattatattgcAGGCATGGATGAGTTCGATGATCCCAAATTGTCACTTCCGCAATCCCTCAATGATACCCACAGAATTGATTACCACTACCACCACCTCGACTATCTTCGAAAAGCAATCGAGTAAGTTCTTTTGAAAAGTTAAATAAGGTTTAACTTATATCTTTTACTTATCACTACACTAGACATACTTACATTTGAAATTCGCCTTTTTTGTGCAGTGATGGTGTAAATGTGAAGGGATACTTTGCATGGTCATTGACGGACAATTTTGAATGGGCTGCTGGATACACCTTACGATTTGGTTTCGTCTATATAGATTACAATGATGGACTTAAGAGGCACCCAAAACTCTCAGCAagctggttcaaatatttccttgGATAATGGTGAAGATATCCTGCTGCAGTTGTTGTTCGTGAAATAAATATGCCAAGCATATCATTTCCCTATTTTCATAATTGTATTCCTTTAGGAatgttcttcctctttcgtaaAATAAATATGCCAATTATATATGGATGTTTCTTTGTGtatggacaaaataaaaaatggtccCTATAACATACAGGATGTGGGAATATGATTTTCTTGTCTCCTAAGTAAGAAAACCCTATAAAAAATGGTCCTTATAACATGTGGCATCTCGGgtggacaaaataaaaaatggtccCTATAAAAAATGGTCCCTATAAAAAATGGTCCTTATAACATGTGtatggacaaaataaaaaatggtccCTATAAAAAATGGTCCTTATAACATGTGGCATCTCGGGTGGCAAGAGGGACCAGAATACTTGTAACCCATGAGCGTAGTCCTTAGTCTGACATACTACACATTGAAGATGTTACTTGTCTCCTAagtaagaaaaccctaattcaagtcAAATTAGGATATCTTAGAAATTAGATAATGCAATCATAATCGTAAGAAGATTGGATATCTTATCCTAGATTCCCGATTTGATAGGCTTACTCTCCCTACCAAGACTATGAACAACTGTTCATCTTCTCTATAACTATCGTACGCATATTTTCTCTACGCCTAACAGAGGCTCATCTTGCATACACGCCACCGTCTACACATAGACGCGTTCATTAGAAACTTATCTTCTTAACGCCTCGCCATAGGCTATTCGTCAAGAATAGTTCATGATGTAGCTCACATCGCACCATTCTTTCTTAGGGTTACACCAGTGAGGTAATGCATTCGTATTGATTAACCTTTCAAACCATAAATCCGCATTCGCATACAACACACATAGTTTTACACCTAAATTCCACGATCACATGAATTAAGGGCATTCTTGATGAAATCAAGCATGTTAGAACTGATCACGGCATTTACGCATTGATGATTCAAAACATATAAGAACATgggattttgaagaaaaaaggaGAACAATTTACTaggttaggccatctccaatcgacCCAGTCAAAGGGTCGTAGGGTTAAAAATAGCTCTAAATGACACGAAAACCGTTTttaaccgagggctaggccaaagggtTTCTGGGCCCCACTGGgctaaaaaaccaaaatcagGCCAGCGGGTTGGCCATTTCCAGCCAGCTAGCCAGCCCTGCAGCCCAGCCCACTTGACAGCCAACGGCTAGTTGACGTCAGATTACCattggaatttaattttttttttttggacgaatttttaaaaaaaattagcattttttccctataaatacctaagtcattcctacaccatttctcacatcattttcaccattccatactatcttacctcttccaataatctttcattcaattttttcaacaattttcAAAGGGCcacatctgcaatgaaaggaaaggcttggacctgaaaagaagatgaagctctttgcatgGCTTATAGATGGGTCTCGGAAGATAGTGTCAAGAGTAGTTCttaaacaagtgaaggtgtttggactcgtacGTCCAAAAAGTACTATGAATTCTACGAAGGCACCACTCCATCGAATCCCCAAAACTACGACGAAATAATTGTTTTCACAAGttgttttaaatatttaattatattacatttaatttcataaattaatttcctttaattttcgtAATTATATTGTCTAGGTACAccaagcggaggaattgtatatggaggacATGAAAAAACCCTTTACGCATCACgattgttgggaaatttgtaaagggtgggtgttatttcAACATCCACCTCAAGAAAGACTTGATCATGTCTAAAATTTACACAACTAATTACATCTCGACACGTGGCACTCGAAATCctatttcatgcttcaaggttttttcaaatatattaatttattttaaaagaacctgattggcagaaatcAATTGAAagtctttgaatttgtagaagaaagCCTCATCCACGATCTTTTAGTTCCTTAGCTTCTgccaagagcgtgctgataacgcgttgtaggcctatttgactgaACTGTACAAAGgacagagagggagaggggTCGGCGGcaatagagagaaaagagagatgtaATTCAAAGTTGTATGTTGTATCATCCCCTTATACCTTTATtgatagtagtaggataggtagaaTCCGTAGCCTAATGGGATTACATCTCTAATAGGAATtaaactactaaagggaatatacaagatactcctagatacactaggatttacacaatcacattcctaatccgaTAGGACtgcaatattattttcttttttctcttatttttttctCCTTTACATTCTTTACTTTTGTTAGCATTAATTAGCTTCTTCATCTCTTGCATATATAAGGGGATGGAATCGATGCATGACTTGAGGAAAACATCATCGACTATATTAAAACAAGGAATGAATCAAGCTACAAACAGGAAAGCCTTTATACTTTGTCGCGTTTATATGTATTCACCCACACTAAACAGAATCCTTAAATTTCCTTATTCGCGTTAACGTTTGGAATTTATCATGAAGGAGAAGGATGCCTTTATGCTTCTACTCCATTATAACACTTAACTCTTTTTcaagataaacaaaaaaattaaaataattgacactatttttgaaacgtAATttatttgggaactttaacaaaaagttcccggtactgttcactttaatgaaaaccgcatttttacactaaaaagtcaatcatggtactattcactttacactttattttgtccttatcgttaaaactcaaagttttcaaacccttttcattaattttccttaaaataactCATACTGTGACAACCCGTtcctaattttacgtttttattaattttaaaagcgtgaattgacgaaaatgccctaaaGGCAAGGATTTTGACTTCTGTTGACCATCATCTAAAAAagcgtatgacttattcttttggcGTATTTGCGTAGTACTCGATGGtatgaacgcataggcgaagaccgtttgcgagtccggattataacggtatagttacagacTTTTGAAATTGATTACTTACATTttagattataaattatttgaacTCCCACTATTTGGAAATGGTATAGtctgaaatatcgataatatcgacgaaatatcgAGGATATTTCGGTTTTTTCGAATCACGGATATTTCGGAACATATCCATGTACATATCGTACAAATATCGACAATATCGACGATAATATCGCAAAATATTGGTGTAATATCgctaaaatatcgaaaatatcgatgtaaaggaagggaaaaaaaaagaaaaagaagaaaaaaggggaaaaaagggaggaaaaaaaaacacaaaagcgatttgaacccctcccattttactcctCCAACACCTTAACCACgatatatcacttatgttttagtgataatatgctaaaatatttatatttattaatttatatgaGTGGCATGTTAataattacatgcaaaactattttggggatttatcatttgatgaatactcttcacaataaacttactctacacatagagatgatgaagatagtgaaaatttgaacctcataggaactttatatggtactaaatcactcatgtatcttatcatgcaatgtataaagtgtaaaatattgtagtaaatcattatatataaatgattatggtgtgtttaatctttttttcattaattactacatattttctacacttacaatgtttgctagctcgctgtataatcaacttaaattagttaaatccatcatgcaatgcatttccttctaattttttacgatcaactaatagataattgactaaataaactttctccaaagtttcaataaaaatttccaagtttttcttacaatttccgtggtttttattcaatttttatcgatatcgataatatcccgatatttccatcgaaatttccatgtttttggactaccgatatttccgatatcatcaatattttataccatGGGGAATGGTAACCAATCAGAAGTAAGGGAAGGAAATAAGGGACCACTAAGTTAAAAGAAAGAGATGACCAAtcagaaaatgagaagaaagggaaggaaggTGGTACGGGGGAGGAAGTCCCCATCTGATAGGAGGTGGACTAACCAGAGAAGGAGGAGGTGAGTGGACCAATGGGAGGAAGAGAAGGGAAGAAAGGAGAAAGGAGTGAGAGGCACGGGATCATAAACCTTTCCCTTTCAACCCGTGCACAACCTAGTTTCGACCCGATTCCAAATCCGACGAATTTCCGCCATTTTTCTCGTTGATCACCACCATCACCTGAAAATCACTCATATGgcctcccatccaccatttcaGCCCAAAAACAGAGAGTTTTGGTTCTAATTTTGTGAAGGCCGACACACGACTTCGTGGGTACTAGGCGGCGATCCACCCATTTCTTAAACATTTACCTTCAATCACCACCACAAAAACACTTCTCTGGAGGtcaagaacaaagcccaaacatttTTAGGGGCCGTGGTGTTGCGGATTGATCGAATTAAAggacacccaaattctagggttctggCGAGTTCTTGGCGATTTGAAGTtcttcccggccaaattggacttggccgcaggtataaaacttgctctactcattgagatcttcatttcggtgaagtttgagaatttttagaaatagtttatCTTTCCGGCGAGTGGGGGCGGTCAATAGCCGGATACGGAGGCGCGTGGGTCGAGGCATCCCTTGACCTTCCTAGGTTAAACTTGATACCCAATTCCATATGTGATGTCCGATTAACGAAATTCCATTGTTTTGGTAACTACAGAAAAATAATCCAcgctatttctgaaactgaaccaaaataaccatGTACTATttcaaaaattaaactaaaataactcacactatttttgaaaatgAACAAAATAAAGACAAAGTTTTGACAAAATAACCCAATCTTGAATCTTGATTGATCGCATGTCTTTCTCCAAAAAATGGTGGTCATATATATTGCTATTTAATAGTagaatctatatatatatggattacTTTTGATTTGGCTATGTATAACAGCTTGAATTCAGCTTCATGAAATTTTCAGTCCCCtcttctctattctctctccTCTATCTCATGTTAAAttatggtgtttttttttttttgtgggtttcAAAAACATATAATATTTTGATAAATATGTTTTTCCTTTTTAGTATTCATGGCCCTTTTGGGATTCTTCCGTCAGGAGCAGTGtctggaaaaaaaattgaaataaggaCCGTTGAGAAATGTATCAAAACTGTCTTgagcaacaaaaaataaataaacaatttgaCTGCAATTAAATTACAGGACCATTAAATctttttacatacaaaaatagcAATATTCTATGAATTAGAAAAACATACATAAATAGctatattttatgaattaaaaaaacaaaaatcttatAAAGCTCACTTTAAAAATCAAGTTTTCTACATACCCATAGTGAAACAAAGGAcaattggttttatttattAGTTTGGCACGTGTGGTAGTTGGAATAATGAAAGTGGGATGGTGGACGCCATTTCATCACCTTCATATTTAATAAGGTAACAGGCTTTCCGTTAGGTgcaagttcaaaaaaaaaatattattgtgTTCAGCTTTTAGTTCGGTCGCCAACTTTTACGTTTGGAGGGCTGGTATATGAATAGTTTGTCATTAagattaaattttaagtttttttggttaaataatagtttatCGTAGTATTTGGTTAAATTAAAGTTAGGTCCAAGTTCTATTCAGTaaagcttctttttttttccttgtattaTGAGAGGTAAAGTTTATGTCCCTTTTAACTAGATGTAACTTTCTTACGTTACCAATAAAATTCTCTTGTATCGCAGAtgtttcttaaaaataaaaaaaataataaaagttttattcaagaTGGATGTGTGAATTCGTGTATAAAAACCTTTGCCCCAAGAAAGTATAGAACTAGAACTAAAACTTTACCCTTTACATTCTCGTATTCTAATTACTCTCTTAAAAGTCTAGAACCAGAACTATGGAACCTTTTTGTTCCCCTTGCCTGCTATCATAACTACAATATAACTAATTTTTTCGACAATTTTGTTGTGGCGATGGATTAGGCGCGAACCCTCCAAACTAGCATAGGGATACATCTCTATTTCAATCCACTTTTTGACAGTTTCTACAatataactaatttttttgacaattttgCGGTAGCGATGGATTAGGCACGAACCCTCCAAACTAGCATAGGGATACATCTCTATTTCAATCCACTTTTTGACAGTTTTGGTGTAGTGGTCAGCCCTCTGAACACTTTTGTAGTCTTTTATTATGTTACTGAGACCAGCTGAATTTCCTTAACAAATTGTCAAATTCCAAGCAGGAAGTAAACATATCTAACtctaaaataattacaaaatatggAACATCATTAATATTAACAAATCAGTATATCCAGTTCCCACAAACAAGTACTTAATTCGTTTTTGTATGTGCAATACCTCTTAACTTGTTACACATTTCAATAGGTTTGGAGGAAAAACGTGAAGAAATAGACTTTCACCCCCTGCTTTTTTTACCCCATCCCTAATAAAATTTTCACCTCACCATAATCTGTTCATTGAAATCTCAAAGATATTAAGTTTCATGTACGCTATGTGCACGTTCCCAACTTAATGCAAGTCATGACCTTATCACGATTAGATTATATAGGGCAACTTAATGCAactatgcaagtcatgacctTATCACGATTAGATTATATAGGGGTATATTCTCGTGATAttctaaattatttataatGTTGCTAATGTGTCTAGCCAATTGATATCGAACACTTTTGGTACTTATTTACAATCTATACTTTTACTAATTATTTATTATCTGTATTGATCCACGttcttaattaaatattaacggTTACATGTTTTCCTCATACATACTTTCTCTATATAAACGCCACGCGAGGAAGGCCAAAACCATTCCAGTTCACCAaaagccctaattagcaatggcAATGAGGTTACTGTCACTGCTGTTGGGTGTGCTACTACTAACTGGCTTTGCAGCGGCAGATAGTAAAACTATTGCTATTATACCTAGTCGTTATAACAGTGCTTCCCTGAACAGAAGCAGTTTTCCATCAGGCTTTGTATTTGGTTCAGCTTCAGCATCGTACCAAGTTAGTGTTTCTACACTTAATAAgttgttagggtttttatttaatgtcAGACCTATTAGCATACGTGCAGGAAAATACTAACATGCTCATTT
This window of the Malus domestica chromosome 03, GDT2T_hap1 genome carries:
- the LOC103427111 gene encoding beta-glucosidase 13-like, yielding MFRLNSVPLPTLSQRSAMAAIHSIAAQSFLSLPNPKPRKRIAAHPKPILTSKLPKNPTFPRNKQKGRRVLNSAVKREECDVIPVQSSDSTDQQEGVVASRVESEAGDQGELVSQVGGFGASEGRLSFEGAGGFGSTGVGSERESEEFERPVEKLLTNIPSRYSSASLNRSSASLNRSSFPSGFVFGSASASYQYEGAWNEGGKGPSIWDNFTHQYPEKISDGSNGDVANDQYHRYKEDVKIMKDMGLDAYRFSISWSRLLPNGKLSGGVSKEGVQYYNNLINELQNKGIAPYVTIFHWDLPQALEEEYGGFLNRQIVNHFRDYAELCFKLFGDRVKHWITLNEPYNFINFGYASGQLAPGRCSAWQNLNCTGGDSATEPYIVAHHFLLAHAHAVEVYKTKYQASQEGVIGITLAANWFVPISNETRHQNAANRSLDFMFGWFMEPLTSGQYPHSMQVLVKERLPKFTEEESKLIKGSFDFVGMNYYTTHYSSDQPDNNSANPSFLTDACVFESTELNGVPIGPPAASSWLVIYPKGIREILLYAKHKYNNPVIYITENGMDEFDDPKLSLPQSLNDTHRIDYHYHHLDYLRKAIDDGVNVKGYFAWSLTDNFEWAAGYTLRFGFVYIDYNDGLKRHPKLSASWFKYFLG